The following are encoded together in the Theileria orientalis strain Shintoku DNA, chromosome 1, complete genome genome:
- a CDS encoding uncharacterized protein (vacuolar protein sorting-associated protein 35 family protein) has product MILDDVVNSPNNYPPPDQGKILEEAIFFVKEQSYYMKKAIEMEDISNSLKHGSNIISELRTSTLSPIHYYELYMKVFNELEYLSDFIGDHAKKSNIIGELYVSVQQATFILPRLYLLIMVGAHYIKSKKVTAKEILDDITELCKGIQHPMRGLFLRYYLVQICKDKLPDSDPGNENGFLDSFDFLMNNFCESIRLWIRLNKTGQDKKKIDKERLELGLLVGANLVRITQLEGVDINFYATTALPRILNEINSIDDYVAQKYLLDCLIQAFSDEFHIHTIDEILSACVSSIKSEIGRWLISRLPMRMSDDIVTGIESNNVADDGISILITMMNRLSTFLTSNPEVRVLVEALPEGVDIFLTFQKHLSKLKVTKGAPVTRSDEEGGRVGVKGYLDLLASFLEFTTTLYPGVVEHVEYILNNVVELLSNVLGDVVIEGAPAQSIVKLLTIPIKTLSLKALELSYNEKLMAFLSPEMRKKMSHDLIDSLVTTSIAMDELSSFEVFFHFVAPLFEPFKGEDSEFLSDALLEKIKLEQFQICKLIQAIKCSSVNEQFLIYKDLMSKILNGGSLRLKYTLPCLITCSLNLIFATCSAEADQTLNAKMSSLKISHTHEFAMEIFKFVNSIAEVLQPISPSETLKLLILTAVSVDEFARTCVTSLGENGSFASDMKMMCLNFLMHACNCYEDEITYSSDRLSSLKYMCSAVSSKITILEKDDYFNVAMLLAKYGLNLTRIHHRCQALAVAAYLFSSPHYYNEQRLCWCLERCVTVVNTFDFCAPYKLVEALLYPLETSRYFKLKSVTKLIQSKLDELLPKLSKDEFETYNEKVDGIQRFVNLVGK; this is encoded by the exons ATGATTTTAGACGACGTGGTTAATTCACCGAATAATTATCCGCCCCCGGATCAAGGCAAGATTCTCGAAGAAGCCATTTTCTTCGTGAAGGAGCAGTCCTACTATATGAAGAAGGCCATA GAAATGGAAGACATTAGCAATTCGCTCAAACACGGCTCAAATATAATATCGGAACTGAGAACGTCCACACTATCACCTATACATTATTACGAATTATACATGAAGGTGTTTAACGAATTGGAATATTTATCGGATTTTATCGGAGACCACGCGAAAAAGAGTAACATTATAGGAGAATTGTACGTTTCCGTCCAGCAGGCAACCTTTATTCTTCCGAGGTTGTACCTGCTGATAATGGTGGGAGCACATTACATAAAGAGCAAGAAGGTGACTGCGAAGGAAATACTGGACGATATCACGGAGTTGTGCAAAGGAATACAGCACCCGATGCGAGGATTGTTCCTGCGCTACTACCTAGTGCAGATATGCAAAGATAAGCTCCCGGACTCAGACCCAGGGAACGAGAACGGGTTCTTGGACTCGTTCGACTTCCTGATGAACAACTTCTGTGAGTCAATAAGGTTGTGGATACGCTTAAATAAAACGGGGCAggacaagaagaagatcGACAAGGAGCGACTGGAGCTGGGACTGCTGGTGGGAGCAAACCTGGTGAGGATAACACAGCTCGAGGGAGTGGACATAAACTTCTACGCAACCACGGCGCTGCCGAGAATTTTGAACGAAATAAACTCAATAGACGACTATGTTGCGCAAAAATACCTGCTAGACTGCCTAATACAGGCGTTCAGTGATGAGTTtcacatacacacaataGATGAAATACTGTCAGCCTGCGTGTCATCAATTAAATCAG AAATTGGTAGATGGTTAATAAGTAGATTACCAATGCGTATGAGTGACGATATAGTAACTGGAATAGAAAGTAATAATGTTGCAGATGATGGAATTTCGATTCTAATAACCATGATGAATAGGTTATCGACATTTCTGACATCGAACCCAGAGGTAAGGGTGTTAGTGGAA gcGCTCCCAGAGGGAGTGGACATATTTCTAACATTTCAAAAACACTTGTCGAAGTTGAAAGTGACGAAGGGGGCGCCGGTGACTAGGTCGGACGAGGAGGGGGGAAGAGTGGGAGTTAAGGGGTacctggacctgctggCCTCGTTCCTGGAATTCACAACCACGCTGTACCCAGGAGTGGTGGAGCACGTGGAGTACATACTGAACAACGTGGTGGAGCTGCTGTCAAACGTGCTGGGAGATGTGGTGATCGAGGGAGCGCCGGCGCAGAGCATCGTTAAGCTGCTGACGATCCCAATCAAGACGCTCTCGCTCAAGGCGCTGGAGCTGAGCTACAACGAGAAGCTGATGGCCTTCCTGAGTCCGGAAatgaggaagaagatgtCGCACGACCTCATAGACAGCCTCGTGACGACGAGCATAGCGATGGACGAGCTCTCGAGCTTCGAGGTCTTCTTCCACTTCGTGGCGCCGCTGTTTGAGCCCTTTAAGGGAGAGGACAGCGAGTTCCTCTCGGACGCGCTCTTGGAGAAGATTAAGCTGGAGCAGTTtcaaatatgtaaattaatacaaGCAATAAAG TGTTCAAGTGTAAACGAAcagtttttaatatataaggACCTGATGAGTAAGATTCTGAACGGTGGAAGTCTGAGGTTGAAGTACACGCTGCCCTGCCTTATTACGTGCAGCCTGAACCTGATCTTCGCAACGTGTTCAGCCGAAGCAGATCAGACACTGAACGCGAAGATGAGCTCGCTTAAAATATCACACACCCACGAGTTCGCCATGGAAATCTTTAAGTTCGTAAACTCGATAGCCGAAGTGTTGCAGCCAATATCGCCATCA GAAACTTTGAAGTTGCTGATACTCACAGCCGTTAGCGTGGACGAGTTCGCAAGGACGTGCGTGACCTCCCTGGGAGAAAACGGGAGCTTCGCGAGTGACATGAAGATGATGTGCCTCAACTTCCTGATGCACGCATGCAACTGCTACGAGGACGAGATCACGTACAGCTCGGACAGGCTTAGTAGCCTGAAGTACATGTGCTCGGCAGTGTCGAGCAAGATCACGATCCTGGAGAAGGACGACTACTTCAACGTCGCCATGCTGCTGGCAAAGTACGGCCTCAACCTCACGCGGATACACCACAGGTGCCAGGCGCTCGCAGTGGCAGCCTACCTGTTCAGCTCGCCGCACTACTACAACGAGCAGCGACTCTGCTGGTGCCTCGAAAGGTGCGTGACCGTGGTGAACACCTTCGACTTCTGCGCCCCGTACAAGCTCGTGGAGGCGCTGCTCTACCCGCTCGAGACCTCGAGGTACTTCAAGCTCAAGAGCGTGACGAAGCTGATACAGAGTAAGCTCGACGAGCTGCTTCCGAAGCTGAGCAAGGACGAGTTCGAGACTTACAACGAGAAGGTCGACGGGATTCAGAGGTTTGTAAACCTGGTCGGCAAGTAA